GACCGGGTCGAATCCCGTCGACTCCGGCGGCACGGACCGCAGGTTTACTTCGAGCACACAGCCGTTGGGAACGCCGTGGTGACGGGCGGTATCGACGCGACTGGCCAGCGCACGCACGTCATCCACACCGGGAAGGAATGACAGGAAACCGAACATAATCGCAGCGTACCGATGCCTTACCCGCGGCCACCGTACGGTGGAGAAATGCGGCTCTCCATCGCTATCCCCCAACTCGACTCCGGCAGCTTCGACGACGCCGGGCTGCGCGCGTTTCTCGGCTGCGCTGAGGAGCTCGGGTTTGAGGGAGGCTGGGTGCTCGAGCAGATCATCGGCGACGCGCCGCTACTGGCGCCGCTAGAGCTGCTGGCGTATTGCGCGGCCTGCACCCAGCGGCTACGGCTCGGTGTGGCCGTGCTGGTGACGTCACTGCATGATCCGCTGCAGCTCGCCTCGGCCGCCAGTACGGTCGATCGGCTCAGCCACGGACGGCTCGATGTTGGTGTCGCACCGGGCGGTGGCCGTCGCAGGTTCGCCGCTTTCGGGGTGGAAAAGGACTCTTACATCAGCTATTTCACCGAAGGCTTGGAACTGATGAAGGCCGCCTGGTCCGACCAGCCCCGGGTGACATTTCACGGCCGCTTCCGTGTTGTCGACGACCTGCCTATCCAGCCGAAGCCTGTCCAGCGACCGCACCCGCCGATCTGGTTCGGGGGCCTTGCGCCGAAAGCACTGGCCAGGGCGGTCCGTCACGGCGACGCGTTCCTCGGCGCGGGCTCTGCGACCACCGCAGCCTTCGCCGAAGCCGTCACCACCGTGCGCCGTGAGCTTGCCGAACAGCAGAAGGACCCGGCGCACTTCACCATCGGCAAGCGGGTTTATCTGATCGTTGACGACGACCCCGCCCGGGCCCGTGAGCGCGCACTCGCCGGGCTGCGGCGCATCTATGGCCAAATGCCCGGTATCGAAGCGGTTTCGGTGTCCGGCAAGCCCGGCGACGTAGCCCGCGGGCTGCACGAAGTGATCGACGCCGGCGCCCAGATGCTGCTGCTCAATCCCGTCGGCCCCGACGTCGCACAGAACCGCGAACAGATGGAACGCCTTGCCGCAGAAGTGATCCCACAGCTGACTTAGTTGCGCGAGCAGTCGCAAAAGCCCCCGACACCAACGTAAGGGGTTTTTGTCAAGGGGTTGGGGGGCCTGCCCGTTCCTCGTCTCTACGTAGCGATCAACCGGGGTTCGTGATGCCCCGACAGCGTGCAATCGAGTTCGGTGAGGAATGGGCGGGGCCTGCTCATGGTGTCGG
This is a stretch of genomic DNA from Mycobacterium lacus. It encodes these proteins:
- a CDS encoding LLM class flavin-dependent oxidoreductase; translation: MRLSIAIPQLDSGSFDDAGLRAFLGCAEELGFEGGWVLEQIIGDAPLLAPLELLAYCAACTQRLRLGVAVLVTSLHDPLQLASAASTVDRLSHGRLDVGVAPGGGRRRFAAFGVEKDSYISYFTEGLELMKAAWSDQPRVTFHGRFRVVDDLPIQPKPVQRPHPPIWFGGLAPKALARAVRHGDAFLGAGSATTAAFAEAVTTVRRELAEQQKDPAHFTIGKRVYLIVDDDPARARERALAGLRRIYGQMPGIEAVSVSGKPGDVARGLHEVIDAGAQMLLLNPVGPDVAQNREQMERLAAEVIPQLT